A region of Chloracidobacterium sp. DNA encodes the following proteins:
- a CDS encoding S1 RNA-binding domain-containing protein, with amino-acid sequence MTNELTQDAEESGTIEKTAIEQSESTTATAEAVALQPENTTENLLEIPTEQPATQETQSAPVETASVPEPPPAPKAEPIVEEADDTAASTDIDFGAILEQFEQEQTVYHAGELVEGTVVGITDRGVLVDFGYKSEGFVPVEEFTGPDGQMMATVGEKVEVIIRSIHSGDSAPQLSRMDALGRKVWDEIETAFNSETPIIGRIVDKTKGGLRIDINGIEAFLPGSQIDSRPIHGLDSYIGQDIEAKIIKFSRRRNNIVLSRKVLTDEVVNAQKAETLSKIDLGYVVEGTIKNLTEYGAFVDIGGIDGLLHVTDMSWGRIHHPQDQFKVGEHLQVKVLKLDREREKVSLGYKQLLPDPWSTVVEVYPVNTKLTGTVSSVTEYGVFVELEAGVEGLVHVSEISWSRRSQSPKRLFHKGQEVEVQVLGVDTVEKRISLGMKQFMENPWDSVMEKYPVGAKVHGRVRNLTDFGAFIELEEGIDGLVHVSDISWAKKIKHPKDVLKKDQEVDAIVTNIDRNGQRLSLSMKDLTPSAWEGFVATHRPGDVVRGKVSRFTNFGVFVELGEGLEGLCHISELSDERVERAEDIASMGQEMDFKILRIEPSDQKIGLSHRAVGKDEEPVADTKMYSTEAKGGMASLGELAKLRFGDATEEAPVEDPEEKKKAKLAAKKAKAEEFAAREAEAVVEVEKAEMDEAPAEEIIAETETIDEAPAEVVAETEAGAETVEAPAEEVADTEAGAEASAEPVEEAAAEPVVEAVSPFTEEAVEIMEDSTPEATAEFVAEEAVPASENSIEEVVAAEPPAEDAEKKSA; translated from the coding sequence ATGACAAACGAGTTAACCCAGGACGCTGAAGAATCGGGAACGATTGAGAAAACAGCGATTGAACAATCAGAATCAACAACCGCGACCGCTGAGGCTGTCGCTCTACAACCGGAAAACACCACAGAGAACCTGCTGGAAATTCCAACTGAACAACCCGCGACACAGGAAACTCAAAGTGCGCCGGTTGAGACAGCTAGCGTTCCGGAACCACCACCTGCGCCTAAAGCTGAGCCTATTGTCGAAGAAGCAGACGATACTGCTGCTTCAACGGACATAGACTTTGGAGCTATCCTCGAGCAATTCGAGCAGGAGCAAACGGTCTATCACGCAGGCGAATTGGTTGAAGGAACGGTTGTCGGTATCACCGACCGCGGCGTTCTGGTTGATTTTGGTTACAAGTCTGAGGGTTTCGTACCTGTCGAAGAGTTTACGGGGCCAGACGGCCAGATGATGGCCACTGTCGGCGAAAAGGTCGAAGTCATCATTCGCAGCATTCACTCGGGCGACTCTGCACCGCAGCTTTCTCGCATGGACGCACTCGGCCGCAAGGTCTGGGACGAGATCGAGACCGCCTTCAACAGTGAAACTCCGATCATAGGCCGCATAGTTGATAAAACAAAAGGCGGTCTTCGAATCGACATTAATGGCATCGAAGCATTTCTTCCCGGCTCGCAGATCGATTCGCGTCCGATACACGGACTTGATTCGTATATTGGCCAGGACATCGAGGCCAAGATCATCAAATTCAGCCGTCGGCGAAACAACATTGTACTTTCGCGCAAGGTATTGACCGACGAGGTCGTAAATGCGCAGAAAGCCGAGACGCTTTCCAAGATCGACCTCGGCTACGTCGTTGAAGGTACGATCAAGAATCTCACCGAATATGGTGCATTTGTTGACATCGGCGGCATCGACGGGCTATTGCATGTGACCGATATGTCTTGGGGCAGAATCCATCATCCGCAAGATCAATTTAAGGTCGGCGAGCATTTGCAGGTCAAGGTTCTCAAACTCGACCGTGAGCGTGAAAAGGTCTCGCTTGGATATAAACAACTGTTGCCTGATCCTTGGTCAACCGTTGTTGAAGTTTATCCGGTCAACACAAAGCTCACCGGCACGGTTTCATCAGTGACCGAGTACGGCGTTTTTGTTGAACTCGAAGCTGGAGTCGAAGGCTTGGTTCACGTTTCGGAGATCTCGTGGTCGCGTCGATCGCAGAGTCCAAAGCGTTTGTTCCACAAGGGCCAGGAAGTCGAGGTTCAGGTCCTGGGCGTTGATACCGTAGAAAAGCGTATTAGCCTGGGCATGAAGCAGTTCATGGAAAATCCTTGGGACAGCGTCATGGAGAAATATCCTGTTGGTGCTAAGGTACATGGCCGTGTTCGTAATCTCACAGATTTCGGCGCGTTTATTGAACTTGAAGAGGGAATCGACGGCCTTGTTCACGTCTCGGACATCTCGTGGGCGAAAAAGATCAAGCATCCGAAAGACGTCCTCAAGAAAGATCAGGAAGTCGATGCGATCGTTACAAACATTGACCGCAACGGACAGCGTCTTTCACTTTCGATGAAAGATCTGACGCCGAGTGCATGGGAAGGGTTCGTCGCGACGCACCGTCCTGGCGATGTCGTTCGTGGCAAGGTTTCACGATTCACCAATTTTGGCGTGTTTGTCGAACTTGGCGAAGGGCTTGAAGGCCTGTGTCACATTTCAGAACTTTCTGATGAACGTGTTGAACGTGCCGAAGACATTGCGTCTATGGGGCAGGAGATGGATTTCAAGATCCTACGTATCGAGCCCTCAGATCAGAAGATCGGTTTATCACATCGTGCGGTCGGTAAGGATGAAGAGCCGGTTGCTGATACGAAAATGTATTCGACTGAAGCCAAAGGCGGCATGGCCAGCCTTGGTGAACTTGCCAAATTAAGATTTGGCGACGCGACGGAAGAGGCTCCGGTAGAAGATCCGGAAGAGAAGAAAAAAGCGAAACTGGCTGCAAAGAAAGCGAAAGCTGAAGAGTTTGCGGCTCGCGAGGCAGAAGCTGTTGTGGAAGTTGAAAAAGCAGAAATGGACGAAGCTCCGGCTGAAGAAATTATTGCAGAGACGGAAACTATTGACGAGGCTCCCGCAGAGGTTGTCGCTGAGACAGAGGCTGGTGCCGAAACGGTTGAAGCACCGGCAGAAGAAGTTGCCGATACAGAAGCGGGTGCGGAAGCGTCGGCAGAACCTGTCGAGGAAGCCGCCGCTGAACCTGTTGTTGAGGCAGTTTCACCGTTTACGGAAGAGGCGGTTGAGATAATGGAAGATTCAACGCCTGAAGCCACGGCGGAATTTGTTGCTGAAGAAGCGGTTCCTGCTTCAGAAAATTCAATTGAAGAAGTTGTTGCCGCCGAGCCTCCCGCAGAAGATGCAGAAAAAAAATCAGCATAA
- a CDS encoding type IV pilus twitching motility protein PilT yields MPTRIDDLLRMAMSFGASDLHLRAGSYPVIRVTGELKPLSGVSRMTQDETLEMAFSMMSNRQKQHFKDAFEVDIGYGIAGLGRFRVNIFQQRNSIGIVARVISDTIRGFAELGLPPILNNIAEENRGLILVTGTTGSGKSTTLAAIVDHINQKRNCHIVTIEDPIEFLHKDRESFVTQREVDVDTRNFAEALRGSLRQDPDVILVGEMRDLETIETALVAAETGHLVLSTLHTLDAPETLTRIISAFPPYQQKSIRIQLAGLLKAVISQRLMKSAKGNSRIPAVEILMSTPLIRDYILHEDKTKSIRDAIAAGTSQYGMQTFDQSLFYLYQSGLITLDEALRGSTNADEFRLRLAGISSTSMASRDEMEKNSGVSSLHNYVPGT; encoded by the coding sequence ATGCCTACCCGAATTGATGATCTTCTGCGAATGGCAATGAGCTTTGGCGCTTCGGACCTGCATCTGCGTGCCGGATCTTATCCGGTAATCCGCGTTACGGGCGAATTGAAACCGCTGTCAGGCGTTTCGAGAATGACGCAGGACGAGACGCTCGAAATGGCGTTTTCGATGATGTCCAACCGGCAGAAGCAGCATTTTAAGGACGCATTTGAGGTCGATATTGGCTACGGTATCGCGGGACTTGGACGCTTTCGCGTTAATATTTTTCAGCAGCGGAACTCAATAGGAATTGTCGCCCGCGTTATTTCAGACACTATCAGAGGCTTTGCGGAACTCGGTTTGCCGCCGATCCTTAATAACATCGCCGAAGAAAATCGCGGCCTTATTCTCGTTACAGGCACGACAGGTTCGGGGAAATCAACAACACTTGCAGCGATCGTCGATCACATAAATCAGAAGCGGAATTGCCACATCGTCACGATCGAAGACCCGATCGAATTTTTGCATAAGGACAGGGAATCTTTTGTTACTCAGCGCGAGGTTGATGTCGATACCCGCAATTTTGCAGAAGCATTGCGCGGTTCGCTTCGACAAGACCCTGACGTGATCCTCGTCGGCGAAATGCGCGACCTCGAAACCATAGAAACCGCGCTGGTAGCCGCTGAAACAGGGCATTTGGTCCTTTCAACGCTTCACACGCTCGACGCACCTGAAACACTGACCCGAATAATCTCCGCATTTCCGCCTTACCAACAAAAATCGATCCGCATTCAGCTTGCAGGCTTGTTAAAGGCCGTCATTTCACAGCGTTTGATGAAATCCGCCAAGGGCAACAGCCGCATTCCGGCCGTTGAGATCTTGATGTCAACGCCGCTTATACGCGATTATATCCTTCACGAAGACAAGACCAAGAGTATTCGCGACGCTATCGCAGCAGGAACCTCGCAATACGGCATGCAGACATTCGATCAGTCGCTGTTCTACCTCTATCAGTCAGGCTTGATAACGCTCGATGAGGCCCTCCGCGGCTCGACGAACGCTGATGAATTTCGTTTGCGGCTCGCCGGTATTTCCAGCACCAGCATGGCCTCGCGTGACGAGATGGAAAAAAACAGCGGCGTCAGCAGTTTGCACAATTACGTTCCAGGCACCTAA
- a CDS encoding type II toxin-antitoxin system RelE/ParE family toxin produces the protein MNYCVEISPAADFEIADSIQWYEKQEIGLGRQFEVILESAIESIRQDPIRFPKVDGEIRRAIVRRFPFIILFTGTNSTISVFAVFHTSRNPTIWRGRID, from the coding sequence ATGAACTATTGCGTTGAAATTTCTCCTGCAGCGGACTTTGAGATCGCGGATTCCATCCAATGGTACGAAAAGCAAGAGATCGGTTTGGGGCGACAATTCGAAGTAATACTTGAATCTGCTATAGAATCGATCAGGCAAGACCCCATTCGATTTCCTAAAGTCGATGGCGAGATCAGACGGGCAATTGTACGAAGATTTCCATTCATAATTCTCTTTACCGGTACAAACAGTACGATCTCTGTTTTTGCCGTATTTCATACCAGCCGAAACCCAACTATTTGGCGTGGCCGCATCGATTGA
- a CDS encoding addiction module protein: MNTQLLEEVLQLPVDERLQLAENIWDSVETEQHSLALTPEQRAELNRRIEYHKKNPGEMIPWETARERYRNLA, translated from the coding sequence ATGAACACTCAACTGCTTGAAGAGGTCTTACAGCTTCCTGTCGATGAACGCCTTCAACTCGCCGAGAATATATGGGACAGTGTGGAAACCGAACAGCATAGTCTCGCTCTTACACCCGAACAACGTGCGGAACTAAACCGACGTATCGAATATCACAAAAAGAATCCCGGTGAGATGATCCCTTGGGAAACAGCAAGAGAGCGTTATCGTAATCTCGCATGA
- a CDS encoding gluconolaconase — protein MSQRLKITAVEPQYAISGGEIAITCEGFDAGSGGVFVGGERGRVTAASSHRILVSVPVIGETEDGQTHIHLESGGATSEPFPFYVGRLLVDGMHLVANPAVDPSDDAIILTRSGGRGQHLPATLFRLEADGYLDGFADPILNPTGIAFDREGQMFVTNRAEGEVYAVGRDGGATVYATGLGIATGIAFDGEGRMYVGDRSGTVHRILDDATSEIFTVMEASVAAYHMAFAPDGRLFLTSPGLASHDAVHAIDKEGYDEKFFTGLGRPQGLAFDKTGNLYVVGCYKGHHGIVQISPDAKSAKHFVAGNNVVGLCFTRAGALIVATRDSVYSITCETKGILLG, from the coding sequence ATGTCTCAGCGACTAAAAATAACGGCGGTAGAACCGCAATATGCGATATCGGGCGGCGAGATCGCGATCACTTGCGAAGGGTTTGACGCCGGAAGCGGCGGCGTATTCGTCGGCGGAGAACGGGGGCGTGTGACAGCGGCTTCTTCCCATCGCATTCTTGTAAGCGTGCCTGTGATCGGCGAGACCGAGGACGGTCAGACGCACATTCATCTCGAAAGCGGCGGAGCGACAAGCGAGCCGTTTCCTTTTTATGTCGGGCGTTTGCTGGTTGACGGGATGCACTTGGTTGCAAATCCGGCGGTCGATCCGTCGGATGACGCGATCATTTTGACGCGTTCGGGCGGACGCGGACAGCATCTTCCCGCTACGCTTTTTCGTCTCGAAGCCGACGGGTATCTCGATGGATTCGCCGATCCGATCCTTAATCCGACTGGCATCGCTTTCGATCGCGAAGGCCAGATGTTCGTGACCAACCGTGCCGAGGGCGAAGTTTATGCAGTTGGACGTGACGGCGGAGCGACGGTTTACGCGACCGGCCTTGGCATCGCGACGGGCATCGCGTTTGACGGCGAAGGCAGGATGTACGTCGGCGACCGTTCGGGAACGGTGCATCGCATACTCGACGACGCTACTTCCGAGATCTTTACTGTGATGGAAGCTTCGGTCGCCGCATATCATATGGCTTTCGCTCCGGATGGCAGGCTGTTCCTGACCTCGCCCGGACTCGCAAGCCACGACGCAGTACATGCCATTGATAAGGAAGGTTACGACGAAAAATTCTTCACCGGACTCGGACGCCCGCAAGGCTTAGCATTTGATAAAACCGGAAATCTTTATGTCGTCGGATGCTACAAAGGCCACCACGGCATCGTCCAAATATCACCGGACGCCAAATCCGCCAAACACTTCGTCGCCGGAAACAACGTCGTCGGGCTATGCTTCACCCGAGCCGGTGCACTGATAGTCGCAACCCGCGACAGTGTCTATTCGATCACATGTGAAACAAAAGGTATTTTATTGGGTTAG
- a CDS encoding TonB family protein: MKYGFLFLILILVTDVCAQVISSASKVRTLPTSIYPAEALKTGLEGVVTVLVDVDKNGKVTKAYAATGPGNVCLNNDRADVIAMRQIARKAAEQSTFAPTGESTAETLLMFEFKNPAPKKNPENKPSHGYRISGVGTMDSSALSEKPEPSTATTDTKVVSGGVLALSPMSLPKPKYPVAARLIKAEGTVQVQIVIDTNGTVFSAQAISGHPLLRASAVDAVCQARFVRTFLSGEPVSVSGIVAYNFTL; this comes from the coding sequence ATGAAATATGGGTTTCTATTTTTGATTTTAATTCTTGTAACCGACGTTTGTGCTCAGGTTATCAGTTCCGCATCGAAGGTCAGGACTTTACCGACTTCAATTTATCCGGCTGAGGCATTGAAGACAGGTCTTGAGGGGGTGGTGACAGTACTCGTGGATGTCGACAAAAATGGCAAGGTGACCAAGGCATATGCTGCAACTGGACCTGGCAATGTGTGTTTGAACAATGATCGCGCAGATGTTATTGCAATGCGCCAAATTGCTCGCAAAGCTGCCGAGCAAAGCACATTTGCCCCTACTGGCGAATCCACAGCTGAAACTTTGCTAATGTTTGAGTTCAAAAATCCTGCGCCTAAGAAAAACCCTGAAAATAAACCGAGTCATGGTTACAGAATTAGTGGAGTTGGAACGATGGATAGCTCCGCACTTTCAGAGAAACCAGAACCTTCGACCGCCACGACGGACACCAAAGTAGTTTCAGGAGGAGTTCTTGCTCTTTCACCGATGTCGTTGCCAAAGCCTAAGTATCCCGTTGCTGCTCGTTTAATAAAAGCTGAAGGTACAGTCCAGGTTCAGATTGTTATCGACACCAACGGGACGGTGTTTTCGGCTCAGGCAATTTCCGGACATCCGTTACTGAGGGCCTCGGCTGTTGACGCTGTCTGTCAGGCAAGATTCGTTCGAACATTTCTCTCAGGCGAGCCAGTTTCGGTTTCTGGAATTGTCGCTTACAATTTTACTCTGTAA
- a CDS encoding CSLREA domain-containing protein: MFKNPSTCRVSRTVFFQVFAAIVFAIASFSINAAAATFTVNTTADTQDAAPGNGVCGDAGGQCSLRAAITEANALAGADTITLPGGTYTTTLVSANENANAGGDLDITSPLTINGAGSATTIVQANAATQTANERVFHILAGGTLVTISDVTIQNGVFRFIGASPNPQGGGGIRVEGAAANLTIGNSTITGNLSENRGGGITANKSNLTLTNCIFNNNRAGSSVAGSAGSGGAIAIDSEDNIASAGQTATITNTIINSNRAESSVSNTFGGGIAIRAIGANVTLTGSTVSNNLSTALGGFSGYAAGINNQQATLNLNNTSVSFNTSSRYQAGVRNLASTAAVSTLNITNSTINNNTSTAADAFGGGVSNIVGSTFNATTNIDRSTISGNNLTGATSIGGGVINTGSTGGAALLNITNSTISGNSAHDAAGIFSDGSAAACSIDFSTIALNTAVAEGGGIYQDATIGGSTTIKNSIFANNVAASNIDVSELVTSANYNHIKNAPITFIPAANDVLGSDPALGVLANNGGPTQTHLPDGASLALNTIPNGTNGCGTPTSLDQRGLARPFGAGCDKGSVEVQPAGPTPTATNTSTPGPTSTNTNTPTPTATFTSTPTNTPTGTATSTSTPTNTPTGTPTSTPTSTATSTSTPTATPTGSGTPSISGTITYGNAVGSPNPRFVSGVLLSAVGSVNVSATSDFPNGNYVLTGFGSGSYTVTPSKADGQNGITSFDAARVAQHVAGVSILTGNQFLVADVSGNGQLSSFDAAQLARYVIGAPPFGSTGTWIFVPVNRSYASVNGNAAGEDFIALLMGEVSGNWTNSGARPEPQR; encoded by the coding sequence ATGTTTAAAAATCCATCGACCTGCCGCGTTAGCCGCACAGTTTTCTTTCAGGTATTTGCCGCAATTGTTTTTGCGATTGCTTCATTTTCGATAAACGCGGCTGCGGCGACGTTCACCGTAAACACGACAGCCGACACGCAAGACGCTGCGCCCGGAAACGGTGTCTGCGGCGACGCGGGCGGTCAATGTTCGCTTAGGGCCGCGATCACCGAGGCAAATGCGCTTGCAGGAGCGGACACTATTACGCTGCCGGGCGGAACTTATACGACGACGCTTGTCTCTGCCAATGAGAATGCAAATGCAGGCGGCGATCTCGATATTACTTCGCCGCTGACGATAAACGGAGCAGGTTCGGCGACGACTATCGTGCAGGCAAACGCTGCGACGCAAACTGCCAACGAAAGGGTCTTTCACATTCTGGCAGGCGGAACTTTGGTCACGATCTCAGACGTAACGATCCAGAACGGCGTATTTCGTTTTATCGGAGCTTCGCCAAATCCGCAGGGCGGCGGCGGTATCAGGGTCGAAGGTGCGGCGGCAAATTTGACGATCGGCAATTCGACGATCACCGGTAATCTTTCAGAAAACCGAGGCGGCGGCATTACCGCAAACAAATCTAATCTCACGCTCACAAATTGTATTTTCAATAACAATAGGGCCGGAAGTTCGGTTGCAGGCAGCGCGGGTTCGGGCGGAGCGATAGCTATTGACTCGGAAGACAACATCGCATCTGCCGGACAGACCGCGACGATCACGAACACTATAATTAATAGCAACCGTGCAGAATCTTCGGTAAGCAACACCTTTGGCGGCGGCATTGCAATAAGAGCGATCGGAGCGAATGTCACGCTGACAGGCAGCACGGTTTCGAACAATCTTTCGACCGCTCTCGGCGGATTCAGCGGGTACGCAGCCGGCATCAACAATCAACAGGCGACGCTTAATCTGAACAACACTTCGGTTTCATTCAACACGTCCAGCCGCTATCAGGCCGGTGTGCGAAACCTCGCATCGACCGCAGCCGTTTCGACTCTGAACATCACCAACAGCACGATCAATAACAACACTTCGACCGCTGCGGATGCTTTTGGCGGCGGCGTTTCTAATATTGTCGGATCGACGTTCAATGCGACGACAAACATCGACCGCTCCACCATCAGCGGCAATAACCTCACCGGAGCAACAAGCATCGGCGGCGGAGTAATAAACACCGGCAGCACCGGCGGAGCCGCTTTGTTGAATATTACGAATTCGACCATCTCGGGAAACAGCGCACATGACGCAGCCGGAATTTTCTCCGACGGATCGGCAGCAGCGTGCAGTATAGATTTTTCTACGATCGCATTAAACACCGCTGTTGCCGAAGGCGGCGGAATTTATCAGGATGCGACCATAGGCGGTTCAACGACGATCAAAAATTCGATTTTTGCTAACAACGTCGCTGCGTCGAATATAGATGTCAGTGAGTTGGTCACGTCGGCAAATTATAACCACATTAAAAATGCGCCTATAACATTTATACCGGCGGCTAACGATGTACTTGGCTCCGATCCTGCGTTAGGTGTATTAGCAAATAATGGCGGGCCGACGCAGACGCATTTACCGGACGGAGCGAGCCTTGCTTTGAACACGATCCCGAACGGCACGAACGGCTGCGGCACACCGACCTCTCTGGATCAACGTGGATTAGCTCGCCCATTTGGTGCAGGCTGCGACAAAGGCTCGGTCGAAGTTCAGCCCGCAGGCCCGACACCGACCGCGACGAATACAAGTACACCAGGGCCAACATCCACGAACACAAATACGCCGACACCGACAGCCACGTTTACCAGTACGCCGACAAATACGCCCACAGGTACAGCGACATCAACAAGCACACCGACAAATACTCCGACAGGTACGCCGACAAGTACTCCTACATCAACGGCAACATCGACAAGCACGCCAACAGCAACGCCTACTGGTTCTGGAACGCCGTCGATCAGCGGAACGATCACATACGGCAACGCCGTTGGTTCGCCGAATCCGCGTTTTGTTTCAGGTGTATTGCTGAGTGCGGTCGGCTCAGTCAATGTCTCCGCGACCAGCGATTTTCCAAACGGCAATTATGTGCTTACCGGTTTCGGTTCGGGTTCCTACACTGTCACACCTTCAAAGGCCGACGGACAAAACGGAATAACCTCTTTTGACGCCGCAAGGGTCGCGCAGCACGTCGCCGGGGTCAGCATTCTAACCGGCAATCAATTTTTGGTAGCCGATGTCTCGGGTAACGGACAGCTCTCATCATTCGATGCGGCGCAGCTTGCGCGTTATGTGATCGGGGCTCCACCATTTGGATCGACCGGCACTTGGATATTCGTTCCGGTGAATCGCAGCTATGCTTCTGTAAACGGAAATGCGGCGGGTGAAGATTTTATCGCACTGTTAATGGGTGAGGTCTCCGGCAACTGGACAAACAGCGGAGCCCGGCCTGAGCCGCAGCGTTAA